The proteins below come from a single Halostagnicola larsenii XH-48 genomic window:
- the acs gene encoding acetate--CoA ligase, translating to MVDPNGWDRNVAAPTGPPHSPPDAFVSQANVSDADVYADFEDTWPECWERAADLLEWDEHYDNVLETEDAPFYRWFSGGRLNASYNCLDRHVESGRKNHAAIRWEGKHGETRTYTYRDLYVEVNECAAALRSLGVEEDDVVTIYLPMIPELPIAMLACARIGAPHSVVFAGLSADALSTRMDAASSEYLLTCDGYYRRGDAFNQKSKADNAVIGLAQDVETVVVDRLGEDLPHVLGENERDYHDLLEEFYGETVDPVSRDADDMLFVMYTSGTTGEPKGVVHATGGYLTNVAWTSHAVLDIKPEDTYWCAADIGWITGHSYIVYGPLALGTTTVLYEGSPDYPDRDRLWEIVDRNAVDVFYTAPTAIRAFMKWGEEYPNRHDLSSLRLLGSVGEPISPRPWEWYHEHVGGGSCPIVDTWWQTETGGIAVSTLPGVDEMKPGAAGPSLPGIDARVVDAGGDPVEPGQAGYLTLAQPWPGMVKTLYEGHEQFVDEYWRRFSDPEADEWVYFSGDAARVDEDGYLTVLGRVDDVINLSGHRLSTMEIEGAIADTEGVAEAAVVGRTTDSTRTEIYAYVSTERRVDDEAAVRARIESSIESAIGQIALPEEVVFTPELPKTRSGKILRRLLEDVANGEELGDTSALRNPEIVGEIQSASRE from the coding sequence ATGGTCGACCCGAACGGGTGGGACCGGAACGTCGCCGCGCCCACCGGACCGCCTCACAGCCCTCCGGACGCGTTCGTGTCGCAGGCGAACGTTTCCGACGCCGATGTCTATGCGGACTTCGAAGACACCTGGCCGGAGTGTTGGGAACGGGCAGCCGACTTACTCGAGTGGGACGAACACTACGACAACGTCCTCGAGACCGAAGACGCGCCGTTTTACCGGTGGTTTTCCGGCGGTCGGCTCAACGCGTCGTACAACTGTCTCGACCGCCACGTCGAGTCGGGCCGGAAGAATCACGCCGCGATCCGCTGGGAGGGAAAACACGGCGAGACGCGAACCTACACCTATCGGGACCTGTACGTCGAGGTCAACGAGTGTGCCGCGGCGTTGCGGTCGCTCGGCGTCGAAGAAGACGACGTCGTGACGATATACCTCCCGATGATCCCGGAACTACCGATCGCGATGCTGGCGTGTGCTCGCATCGGCGCACCCCACTCTGTCGTCTTCGCGGGGCTCTCGGCGGACGCGCTGTCGACGCGGATGGACGCCGCGAGTTCGGAGTACCTGCTCACCTGCGACGGCTACTACCGCCGCGGCGACGCCTTCAATCAAAAGAGCAAGGCCGACAACGCTGTCATCGGGCTCGCACAGGACGTCGAGACCGTCGTCGTCGATCGGCTGGGCGAGGACCTCCCCCACGTACTCGGCGAGAACGAACGGGACTATCACGACCTGCTCGAGGAGTTCTACGGCGAGACGGTCGACCCGGTTTCGCGCGACGCCGATGACATGCTGTTCGTGATGTACACCTCGGGGACGACGGGCGAACCGAAAGGCGTCGTCCACGCGACCGGGGGGTACCTGACGAACGTCGCCTGGACGAGCCACGCCGTCCTCGACATCAAACCGGAGGACACCTACTGGTGTGCCGCGGACATCGGCTGGATCACCGGCCACTCCTACATCGTCTACGGCCCGCTCGCGCTCGGGACGACCACCGTCCTCTACGAGGGCTCGCCCGACTACCCCGACCGCGATCGACTCTGGGAGATCGTCGACAGGAACGCGGTCGACGTTTTCTACACCGCGCCGACGGCGATCCGCGCGTTCATGAAGTGGGGCGAGGAGTATCCGAATCGCCACGATCTCTCCTCGCTTCGCCTGCTCGGCAGCGTTGGAGAGCCCATCAGCCCGCGACCGTGGGAGTGGTACCACGAACACGTCGGCGGCGGATCGTGCCCGATCGTCGACACCTGGTGGCAGACCGAAACCGGGGGGATCGCCGTCTCGACGCTGCCGGGCGTCGACGAGATGAAACCCGGCGCGGCGGGCCCGTCGCTTCCCGGAATCGACGCTCGAGTCGTCGACGCCGGCGGCGACCCCGTCGAACCGGGACAGGCGGGCTACCTAACGCTCGCCCAGCCGTGGCCGGGGATGGTCAAGACGCTGTACGAGGGACACGAGCAGTTCGTCGACGAATACTGGCGACGATTCTCCGATCCCGAGGCAGACGAATGGGTGTACTTTAGCGGCGACGCGGCTCGAGTCGACGAGGACGGCTACCTCACGGTGCTCGGGCGCGTCGACGACGTGATCAACCTCTCGGGGCATCGGCTGAGCACCATGGAAATCGAGGGGGCCATCGCTGACACGGAAGGCGTGGCCGAAGCGGCTGTCGTCGGCCGAACCACTGACTCGACCCGAACCGAAATCTACGCGTACGTGAGCACCGAACGCCGCGTCGACGACGAGGCGGCCGTTCGGGCCCGAATCGAGTCCAGCATCGAAAGCGCCATCGGTCAGATCGCGCTGCCCGAAGAGGTCGTCTTTACGCCCGAACTACCGAAGACCCGTTCGGGGAAGATCCTCCGCCGACTCCTCGAGGACGTGGCAAACGGCGAGGAGCTGGGAGACACCAGTGCGCTTCGAAACCCCGAAATCGTCGGCGAAATCCAGTCTGCCTCCCGCGAGTGA
- a CDS encoding bacterio-opsin activator domain-containing protein encodes MTIAEPDSSTLTRDRYDRLLEAAETYREALVVRLCGEVGVRPAELARLSSGDIDRVTADPPRYLLRIPNGDFEEHADRDTPPDRTRTAYLPTDLQRDLERYVRSNDIAAAERIFPVTPRRIQMLVSDVADRASERANDDSLSSVSSSDLRRYFARSSLVTHEINPRVVKTAGGWKSFEALESYLSEPTDDAIVEAFEVVEDGARSTDNAAEMRDDSLVGSILAATDRCALIRLDSDGYVERWNRSAVSTLGYHAGEIVGTHASVFYAEDELTGDELEGKLAEATTESPLEDDSWFVHRDGSRFRATELIVPLREEPGVRGGYALFIHDISNHHEQLESERSRNDRLEGANAVTRRFRSVAQELLEASAHDEVETDCCRALVDGPAYQYAWIDRTTRTGERQNWRTSSGIDPEAADRLLPDTWDGATAGGDAARRPSGSEFDDNPPEFDDSPPTSSGVGTDDVTGTDGGPSTGPAAGEPSAGETVVTSVAGQVENEYVEGTLARVCVSYGDTVYGTLSVVTDREGAFDRDELAWLETIGRQVGYAIAAVRRRNLLLSDTVVELEFVCRDEQSFFVDASAQLGCRFEIDSFVPVSESTQLYYVTLQDGSPATVFELAEADPGIDDCRLIETYEDGWRVEFIVEGSSPTLTLTEYGVTVLETVVEGGTATIAAECAGGADLRTIVDGLRSVFPDSELVGKREVERTVQTAHEFREGLADRLTDRQESALRAAYFGGYYDWPRESTAEEVADAMGVSSPTLHNHLRKGQHELLRTFFDASQE; translated from the coding sequence ATGACGATCGCGGAGCCTGATTCGTCGACGCTGACGAGAGACCGGTACGACCGGCTTCTCGAGGCTGCAGAAACCTACCGAGAAGCGCTCGTCGTCAGGCTCTGCGGGGAGGTCGGGGTTCGGCCGGCCGAACTCGCGCGGCTCTCGAGCGGCGATATCGATCGAGTTACTGCGGATCCACCGCGATATCTGCTCCGGATTCCAAACGGGGACTTCGAGGAGCACGCTGACCGTGATACTCCTCCCGACCGGACCCGGACCGCGTATCTCCCGACCGATCTCCAGCGCGATCTCGAGCGGTACGTTCGAAGCAACGATATCGCGGCTGCAGAGCGGATCTTTCCGGTGACACCGCGTCGAATCCAGATGCTCGTCTCCGACGTCGCCGACCGGGCGAGCGAGCGCGCGAACGACGATTCCCTGTCGTCGGTCTCCTCGAGCGATCTGCGCCGATACTTCGCGCGGTCGTCGCTGGTCACCCACGAGATCAACCCGCGGGTGGTCAAAACCGCCGGCGGCTGGAAGAGCTTCGAAGCCCTCGAGTCGTATCTCTCCGAGCCAACCGACGACGCGATCGTGGAAGCGTTCGAGGTCGTCGAAGACGGGGCTCGTTCGACCGACAATGCCGCGGAGATGCGCGACGATAGCCTCGTCGGATCGATACTGGCTGCGACCGATCGGTGTGCGCTCATCAGATTGGATTCCGACGGCTACGTCGAACGCTGGAACCGAAGCGCGGTGTCGACGCTGGGGTACCACGCCGGCGAGATCGTCGGCACGCACGCGTCCGTTTTTTACGCCGAGGACGAGTTAACCGGCGACGAACTCGAGGGAAAACTCGCCGAGGCGACGACCGAGTCACCGCTCGAGGACGATAGCTGGTTCGTCCACCGGGACGGAAGCCGATTCCGAGCGACCGAACTCATCGTTCCGCTTCGCGAGGAACCGGGTGTCCGAGGAGGGTACGCCCTGTTCATCCACGACATCTCGAATCACCACGAACAGCTCGAGTCAGAACGCTCGAGAAACGACCGTCTCGAAGGGGCAAACGCCGTGACCCGCCGGTTCCGGAGCGTGGCACAGGAACTGCTCGAGGCCTCGGCACACGACGAGGTCGAAACCGACTGCTGTCGCGCACTCGTCGACGGGCCGGCCTATCAGTACGCCTGGATCGATCGAACGACGCGAACGGGTGAACGACAAAACTGGCGGACCTCGAGCGGTATCGATCCCGAGGCCGCTGACCGGTTGCTTCCCGATACATGGGACGGCGCGACGGCGGGGGGAGACGCCGCCCGTCGCCCATCTGGAAGTGAGTTCGACGACAACCCACCAGAGTTCGATGATAGTCCACCTACGAGCTCCGGCGTCGGTACCGACGATGTGACTGGTACCGATGGCGGACCGTCGACCGGACCTGCGGCGGGTGAGCCGTCCGCCGGCGAGACTGTCGTCACGAGCGTTGCCGGACAGGTCGAAAACGAGTACGTCGAGGGAACTCTCGCGCGCGTCTGCGTGTCATACGGAGATACCGTCTACGGGACGCTCTCGGTCGTCACGGATCGGGAGGGCGCCTTCGACCGGGACGAACTGGCGTGGCTCGAGACGATCGGTCGACAGGTCGGGTACGCGATCGCCGCCGTTCGCCGTCGCAACCTCCTGCTGTCGGATACGGTCGTCGAACTCGAGTTCGTCTGTCGCGACGAGCAGTCTTTCTTCGTCGATGCATCCGCCCAGCTCGGTTGCCGGTTCGAAATCGACTCGTTCGTCCCGGTTTCGGAATCGACTCAGCTCTACTACGTGACGTTGCAGGACGGCTCCCCGGCGACGGTTTTCGAACTGGCCGAGGCCGATCCGGGGATCGACGACTGCCGGCTGATCGAAACCTACGAGGACGGTTGGCGCGTCGAGTTCATCGTCGAGGGCTCGTCCCCCACGCTAACGCTCACCGAGTACGGCGTGACCGTACTCGAGACCGTCGTCGAAGGCGGGACGGCGACGATTGCCGCTGAGTGTGCTGGCGGGGCCGATCTGCGAACGATCGTCGACGGACTCCGATCTGTCTTTCCCGACTCCGAACTCGTCGGCAAACGCGAGGTCGAACGGACCGTCCAGACGGCCCACGAGTTTCGCGAAGGGCTCGCCGATCGGCTCACGGATAGACAGGAATCGGCGCTCAGAGCCGCGTATTTCGGCGGCTATTACGACTGGCCTCGAGAGAGCACGGCCGAGGAGGTCGCAGACGCCATGGGCGTTTCCTCGCCCACCCTGCACAACCACTTGCGCAAGGGTCAACACGAACTACTCAGAACGTTCTTCGACGCTTCTCAGGAGTGA
- the acs gene encoding acetate--CoA ligase, whose product MTDENVDLEVRLEEQEAFEPPESFVEQANVSDEGIYEEFEENWPECWERAADMLDWDEEYDNVLVDDDAPFYEWFTGGQLNASENCLDRHVEGGRGDSVAIEWEGELGETRTYTYEELLEEVDEFAATLRGLGVEEDDVVTLYMPMIPELPIAMLACARLGAPHSVVFAGFSADALATRMNSADSEYLVTCDGYYRRGDALDHIEKANEGLEGVDHEVSDVVVVDRLGDELAHSLADNQHDYDELVADHAGESVEPISRDAEDMLFLMYTSGTTGKPKGVKHTTGGYLSYAAWTSHAVLDIEPEDTYWCSADIGWITGHSYIVYGPLALGTTSVMYEGTPDYPEKDRMWELVEKNDVDIFYTAPTAIRAFMKWGTEYPQQHDLSSLRLLGTVGEPINPRAWKWYYKHIGNEECPIVDTWWQTETGGMMITTLPGIGTMKPGSAGPPLPGIDGRIVDVDGNQVESGNAGYLTVNRPWPGMLRTLYQNDDRFIEEYWSEYSDPDSDEWVYFPEDGAKIDDDGYITVLGRVDDVINVSGHRLGTMEIESAIVGVEGVAEAAVVGGDHEVKGEAVYVYAITEDGYDEGDELEERVVEGVLESIGPIAKPEEIIFTPELPKTRSGKIMRRLLEDIASGNELGNTSTLRNPEIVDDIAAQVEND is encoded by the coding sequence ATGACAGACGAGAACGTCGATCTCGAGGTGCGCCTCGAAGAACAGGAGGCCTTCGAGCCACCGGAATCGTTCGTCGAACAGGCGAACGTCTCGGACGAGGGGATATACGAGGAGTTCGAGGAGAACTGGCCGGAGTGTTGGGAACGAGCAGCCGACATGCTCGATTGGGACGAGGAGTACGACAACGTACTCGTAGACGACGATGCCCCCTTCTACGAGTGGTTCACGGGCGGACAACTGAACGCATCGGAGAACTGTCTGGATCGCCACGTCGAAGGCGGTCGCGGCGACAGCGTCGCCATCGAGTGGGAGGGGGAACTCGGTGAAACGCGCACGTACACGTACGAAGAATTACTCGAGGAAGTAGATGAGTTTGCCGCCACGCTTCGTGGGCTCGGCGTCGAGGAAGACGACGTCGTCACGCTGTACATGCCGATGATCCCCGAGCTACCGATCGCGATGTTGGCGTGTGCTCGACTGGGCGCACCCCATTCGGTCGTCTTCGCCGGCTTCTCGGCCGACGCGTTGGCCACCCGGATGAACTCGGCCGACAGCGAGTATCTCGTCACCTGTGATGGGTACTACCGCCGCGGCGACGCGCTCGACCACATCGAGAAGGCAAACGAAGGGCTCGAGGGCGTCGACCACGAGGTTTCCGACGTCGTCGTCGTCGACCGACTCGGCGACGAACTCGCACATTCGCTTGCCGACAACCAGCACGATTACGACGAACTCGTCGCCGACCACGCGGGGGAGTCCGTCGAACCGATCTCGAGAGACGCCGAGGATATGTTGTTCCTGATGTACACGTCGGGAACGACCGGGAAACCGAAGGGCGTGAAACACACGACCGGGGGGTACCTGTCCTACGCCGCCTGGACGAGCCACGCCGTCCTCGATATCGAACCTGAGGACACCTACTGGTGTTCGGCCGACATCGGCTGGATTACCGGCCACTCCTACATCGTCTACGGCCCGCTCGCGCTCGGAACGACCTCGGTGATGTACGAGGGAACGCCGGATTACCCGGAGAAAGATCGCATGTGGGAGCTCGTCGAGAAGAACGACGTCGATATCTTCTACACGGCCCCGACGGCGATTCGGGCGTTCATGAAGTGGGGGACCGAGTACCCACAGCAACACGACCTCTCCTCGCTTCGCCTGCTCGGAACGGTCGGCGAACCGATCAACCCTCGCGCCTGGAAATGGTACTACAAACACATCGGCAACGAGGAGTGTCCGATCGTCGACACCTGGTGGCAGACCGAAACCGGGGGCATGATGATCACGACCCTGCCGGGTATCGGCACGATGAAGCCGGGATCAGCCGGTCCGCCGTTGCCGGGGATCGACGGCCGGATCGTCGACGTCGATGGAAACCAAGTCGAGTCCGGTAACGCGGGCTATCTCACCGTCAACCGGCCGTGGCCGGGAATGCTTCGCACCCTCTATCAGAACGACGACCGCTTCATCGAGGAGTACTGGTCCGAGTATTCCGACCCCGATTCCGACGAGTGGGTCTACTTCCCGGAGGACGGCGCAAAGATCGACGACGACGGCTACATCACCGTGCTGGGCCGCGTCGACGACGTCATCAACGTCTCGGGTCATCGCCTCGGAACGATGGAGATCGAAAGCGCCATCGTCGGCGTCGAAGGCGTCGCCGAAGCGGCCGTCGTGGGCGGCGACCACGAGGTCAAAGGCGAAGCCGTCTACGTCTACGCGATTACCGAAGACGGGTACGACGAAGGCGACGAACTCGAGGAGCGCGTCGTCGAGGGAGTGCTCGAGTCGATCGGTCCGATCGCGAAACCGGAGGAGATCATCTTCACGCCGGAATTACCGAAAACGCGCTCGGGCAAAATCATGCGACGACTGCTAGAAGACATCGCGAGCGGCAACGAACTCGGGAACACCTCGACGCTGCGCAACCCAGAGATCGTCGACGACATCGCTGCACAGGTCGAAAACGACTGA
- a CDS encoding DUF4212 domain-containing protein, which translates to MPDNNTHDTTDEPTATDGGVAGQAGQSHRDTEYLNAEVNLLNPSTAFMRDHLRIVWTGFAIWVLAVFGPVTATYVATDAMTTQMPVLGFPLHYFLVAFGAPTSALILSFWYSRKRDALDEKYGIDHGTVGGTGRESGDAAATDGGINE; encoded by the coding sequence ATGCCAGATAATAACACTCACGATACAACCGACGAACCGACTGCAACGGACGGTGGTGTCGCCGGACAGGCCGGCCAATCCCACCGAGATACAGAGTACCTGAACGCCGAAGTCAATCTCCTGAATCCGAGCACGGCGTTCATGCGAGATCACCTTCGCATCGTCTGGACGGGCTTCGCCATCTGGGTTCTTGCCGTGTTCGGCCCGGTGACGGCGACGTACGTCGCCACCGACGCGATGACGACCCAGATGCCGGTGCTTGGCTTCCCGCTACATTACTTCCTCGTCGCGTTCGGTGCGCCGACGAGCGCGTTGATCCTCTCGTTCTGGTACTCGCGCAAGCGAGACGCGCTCGACGAAAAGTACGGTATCGATCACGGAACCGTTGGGGGAACCGGCCGCGAGAGCGGCGATGCGGCGGCCACAGACGGGGGGATTAACGAATGA
- a CDS encoding VC_2705 family sodium/solute symporter, protein MTGIPVVPLQGSLLPESLNISFKLLPALLVLGMLGLFLAIGFVFRVADTEDMWVAGRSIGNLENGMAIGANWMSAASYLGMAASIALAGFYGLVYVVGWTTGYFILLIFMAAQLRRFGKYTAPDFVGDRFNSDSARAIAAVTTFLIGFVYAIGQAKGMALVGLYIFGDYGGLIPGLDGYQVMVVAMMVITVGYLTLSGMMGATKNQAVQYVILILAFVVGLFVVGYTNGYSTVLPQLEYGMLINDLGSEFSEPFATSSYYLWIATTFSLIVGTCGLPHVLVRFYTVESERTARWSTVWGLFFICILYWSAPAFAAFGTDLYSQNVNPTYGDPGMTSAASEVIVVLAAQLSNLPQWFVGIVAAGGIAAAIATVAGLFIAGSSAISHDIYTNIINEDATQRQQILVGRLSIVALGVLTTLAALDPASSIAALVGYAFALAGSVLFPMFFLGMWWENANRPGALAGMTTGLVMWSIPMINEIVPTYVSSLEAPLSAGLAQWMPAIGSALITLPVVFAVTIVVSLMTEEPDMETKRVVRQCHSPEPMRQQQTAEDVVTDGGETPADD, encoded by the coding sequence ATGACGGGGATACCGGTCGTGCCGCTTCAGGGGAGTCTCCTTCCGGAGTCGCTCAACATCTCGTTCAAGCTCCTCCCGGCCCTGCTGGTCCTCGGGATGCTCGGACTGTTCCTCGCTATCGGCTTCGTCTTCCGCGTGGCCGACACCGAAGACATGTGGGTCGCCGGTCGCTCTATCGGGAACCTCGAGAACGGGATGGCGATCGGTGCGAACTGGATGTCGGCGGCGTCCTATCTCGGGATGGCGGCTTCGATCGCACTTGCCGGCTTTTATGGGCTCGTGTACGTCGTCGGCTGGACGACGGGCTACTTCATCCTACTTATCTTCATGGCCGCGCAACTGCGCCGGTTCGGGAAATACACCGCGCCGGACTTCGTTGGCGACCGCTTCAACTCCGACAGCGCGCGGGCCATCGCGGCGGTGACGACGTTCCTCATCGGCTTCGTCTACGCCATCGGGCAGGCGAAGGGGATGGCGCTCGTCGGCCTGTACATCTTCGGCGACTACGGCGGCCTTATTCCTGGACTCGACGGCTATCAGGTGATGGTCGTCGCCATGATGGTCATTACCGTCGGCTATCTAACGCTGTCCGGCATGATGGGTGCGACGAAGAACCAGGCCGTCCAGTACGTCATCCTCATTCTGGCGTTCGTCGTCGGCCTGTTCGTCGTCGGCTACACGAACGGCTACTCGACGGTGCTGCCTCAGCTCGAGTACGGGATGCTGATCAACGACCTCGGCAGCGAGTTCAGCGAACCGTTCGCGACCTCGAGTTACTACCTCTGGATCGCGACGACGTTCTCGCTGATCGTCGGGACTTGCGGACTGCCCCACGTGCTGGTGCGGTTCTACACGGTCGAGAGCGAGCGAACGGCCCGCTGGTCGACCGTCTGGGGACTGTTCTTCATCTGCATCCTCTACTGGAGCGCTCCCGCGTTCGCGGCATTCGGGACCGACCTCTACAGCCAGAACGTCAATCCGACCTACGGTGACCCCGGCATGACCAGTGCGGCCAGCGAGGTCATCGTCGTGCTGGCGGCCCAGCTGTCGAACCTGCCGCAGTGGTTCGTCGGCATCGTCGCCGCTGGCGGTATCGCCGCGGCCATCGCGACGGTCGCTGGGCTGTTCATCGCCGGCTCCTCGGCGATCAGCCACGACATCTACACGAACATCATCAACGAAGACGCGACCCAGCGCCAGCAGATTCTGGTCGGTCGCCTCTCGATCGTCGCACTCGGCGTGCTAACGACGCTCGCCGCGCTTGACCCTGCGTCGTCGATCGCCGCACTCGTCGGCTACGCGTTCGCGCTGGCCGGCTCCGTGCTGTTCCCGATGTTCTTCCTCGGAATGTGGTGGGAGAACGCCAACCGTCCGGGCGCACTCGCCGGTATGACCACCGGGCTCGTCATGTGGTCGATTCCGATGATCAACGAGATCGTCCCGACGTACGTCTCCTCGCTCGAGGCCCCGCTGTCGGCGGGCCTGGCACAGTGGATGCCCGCGATCGGCTCGGCACTGATCACCCTTCCGGTAGTCTTCGCCGTCACTATCGTCGTCTCGCTGATGACCGAGGAGCCGGACATGGAGACCAAGCGGGTCGTCCGGCAGTGTCACAGCCCCGAACCGATGCGTCAGCAACAGACCGCCGAAGACGTCGTGACCGACGGGGGCGAGACCCCCGCGGATGACTGA
- a CDS encoding universal stress protein, with the protein MTEPMYDQILVPTDGSDTAEEAVEHALDLAERYGATVHALYVVDTNAMSLSLGGEQLDRIEQGHYGEMDEVRERAEKATGYVADRAGELGIDAVEHVSAGRPHDMIANYVAHNDIDLIVMGSHGRTGVRRALLGSVTERTLRSTRAPVLVIDSDNE; encoded by the coding sequence ATGACTGAACCCATGTACGACCAAATACTCGTTCCGACCGACGGTAGCGACACGGCCGAAGAGGCGGTCGAGCACGCGCTCGACCTCGCCGAACGATACGGAGCCACGGTTCACGCTCTGTACGTGGTCGATACCAACGCAATGAGTCTCAGCCTCGGTGGCGAACAGCTCGACCGCATCGAGCAGGGCCACTACGGCGAGATGGACGAAGTACGTGAGCGCGCCGAAAAGGCCACGGGCTACGTGGCCGACCGCGCCGGCGAACTGGGGATCGACGCCGTCGAGCACGTCTCGGCGGGGCGGCCCCACGACATGATCGCCAACTACGTCGCGCACAACGACATCGACCTCATCGTTATGGGATCGCACGGACGCACCGGCGTCCGCCGGGCGCTGCTTGGCAGCGTGACCGAGCGGACCCTGCGGTCGACTCGCGCTCCGGTACTGGTCATCGACAGCGACAACGAGTAA
- a CDS encoding tRNA (cytidine(56)-2'-O)-methyltransferase has protein sequence MHDDSEVAVLRLGHRPGRDDRMTTHVGLTARALGADRVLFPDNAGQSLETVADITDRFGGPFDAELTDSPNAIIRNWEGEVVHLTMYGERVETVENEIRAAHLENGTPLLVVVGSEKVSFDVYEAADWNVGVTNQPHSEVAGLAVFLDRLFEGREFDREWENADRRIIPQETGKHVESVEE, from the coding sequence ATGCACGACGACAGCGAGGTCGCCGTCCTCCGACTCGGCCACCGGCCCGGGCGTGACGACCGGATGACGACCCACGTCGGCCTGACCGCGCGGGCGCTGGGTGCCGACCGCGTTCTCTTTCCCGACAACGCCGGCCAGTCGCTCGAGACCGTCGCGGACATCACCGACCGCTTCGGCGGCCCCTTCGACGCCGAACTGACGGACTCGCCGAACGCGATCATCCGAAACTGGGAGGGCGAGGTCGTCCACCTGACGATGTACGGAGAGCGCGTCGAAACCGTCGAGAACGAAATCCGCGCCGCACACCTCGAGAATGGCACTCCGCTGTTGGTCGTCGTCGGCTCCGAGAAGGTTTCGTTCGACGTCTACGAAGCCGCCGACTGGAACGTCGGCGTCACCAACCAGCCCCACTCGGAGGTCGCCGGACTGGCGGTCTTTCTGGACAGGTTGTTCGAAGGACGCGAGTTCGACAGGGAGTGGGAAAACGCAGACCGGCGCATTATCCCGCAAGAAACCGGAAAGCACGTCGAATCGGTCGAGGAGTAA
- a CDS encoding transcription factor → MAFEELLEDPVIQKYLHELVGPTGMPVAAAPPDGEVTDEELAEDLDLELNDVRRALFILYENDLATYRRLRDEDSGWLTYLWTFEYDNIPENLEEEMHRLHGALEDRQEYERNHEFYLCEICSIRFEFGEAMDFGFECPECGSPVESMDNDRLVHAMEDRLAALEDELNIDA, encoded by the coding sequence ATGGCTTTTGAGGAGCTGCTCGAGGATCCGGTTATCCAGAAGTACTTACACGAGCTGGTCGGTCCGACGGGGATGCCCGTCGCGGCGGCCCCGCCGGACGGGGAAGTGACCGACGAGGAGCTCGCCGAGGATCTCGATCTCGAGCTCAACGACGTTCGCCGGGCACTGTTTATCCTGTACGAAAACGATCTGGCGACCTACCGTCGCCTTCGGGACGAGGATTCGGGGTGGCTCACCTACCTCTGGACGTTCGAGTACGACAACATTCCGGAGAACCTAGAAGAGGAGATGCACCGGCTCCACGGCGCACTCGAGGATCGCCAGGAGTACGAACGGAATCACGAATTCTATCTCTGTGAGATCTGTTCGATCCGCTTCGAGTTTGGCGAAGCGATGGACTTCGGCTTCGAGTGTCCCGAATGTGGGTCGCCGGTCGAATCGATGGATAACGACCGCCTCGTACACGCGATGGAAGACCGCCTCGCCGCCCTCGAGGACGAACTCAATATTGACGCCTGA
- a CDS encoding DUF2110 family protein: MVVLATKLYVSGDARERATDSLRSLVANEIGDLEVEFEVGVRHDDFPSVTIDGEDAVVARNVLREEFGEIVPDLEAGETYVGTLDSWDEDGFILDAGQPVRISAEEMGLGPGSPTQIRERYGLVQHVPLRFVYGGEFGDDDAEPSRLAEAERDRLYEWTRGDGRLNVNSATRGEVRATLNRAGHAQDYITVERFGLLEQSVICPEDTDPPGLLSSVGEYLPAELRCVVP, from the coding sequence ATGGTAGTACTCGCAACGAAACTCTACGTCAGCGGTGATGCACGCGAGCGAGCGACGGATTCGCTCCGATCCCTGGTGGCAAACGAAATCGGCGACCTCGAAGTCGAGTTCGAGGTCGGCGTGCGCCACGACGATTTCCCGTCGGTAACGATCGACGGCGAAGACGCCGTCGTCGCGCGAAACGTCCTCCGCGAGGAGTTCGGCGAAATCGTCCCCGACCTCGAGGCCGGCGAAACGTACGTCGGAACGCTCGATTCGTGGGACGAAGACGGGTTCATCCTCGACGCGGGACAACCGGTTCGGATTTCGGCCGAGGAGATGGGACTGGGTCCCGGCTCTCCGACACAGATCCGCGAACGGTACGGACTCGTCCAGCACGTCCCCTTGCGGTTCGTCTACGGTGGCGAGTTCGGCGACGACGATGCGGAACCGTCCCGGCTGGCCGAGGCCGAACGTGACCGCCTTTACGAGTGGACCCGCGGCGACGGTCGGCTGAACGTCAACAGCGCGACCCGTGGCGAAGTCCGGGCGACGCTCAATCGCGCCGGACACGCGCAGGATTACATCACCGTCGAACGGTTCGGATTGCTCGAGCAAAGCGTGATCTGCCCGGAGGATACGGATCCGCCGGGACTGCTCTCGAGCGTGGGAGAGTATCTACCCGCAGAGTTGCGGTGTGTCGTCCCATAA